Proteins encoded together in one Sander lucioperca isolate FBNREF2018 chromosome 17, SLUC_FBN_1.2, whole genome shotgun sequence window:
- the LOC116035415 gene encoding polymeric immunoglobulin receptor-like isoform X1: MSTLTSAPHVAFFMLFWILSLAADHPEVPEKAGDDVTLQCQAPRDAQINMLEWSRPDLESDPYIFRFIPGESTTRNQHSSYHHRVNLSDPEMKGGDLSVVLKNVSVSDTGTYRCRVGISGGGKPKVYSTIQLIVSDLIVEVPCGDNATLQFKTAYPSISDVNLTRPDLKPDTIFCYNNKSLNTDDQNPSFKDRVELVDRDLKDGDVSLTLKNVNINDTGTYECHVRAAGPKRRRRATTDEKPIRTISIIRLQVTEPAGARGNGGLAAGVVFLVAAVAAVVGGLMYKRRRDNRPKPPAADEAGDTSTPLTT, from the exons ATGTCTACATTAACATCAGCACCACATGTGGCTTTCTTCATGTTATTTTGGATACTTTCTCTGGCTGCag aCCATCCAGAGGTACCAGAGAAGGCTGGAGACGACGTCACTCTTCAGTGTCAGGCTCCCAGAGATGCTCAGATTAACATGTTGGAGTGGAGCAGACCTGATCTAGAGTCAGATCCTTACATCTTCCGGTTCATACCAGGAGAGTCAACTACGCGAAACCAGCACTCCTCATATCATCATCGAGTGAACCTGAGTGATCCAGAGATGAAGGGTGGAGACCTTTCTGTTGTTCTGAAGAACGTCAGCGTCAGCGACACCGGAACATACCGGTGTCGAGTTGGAATCAGTGGGGGAGGAAAACCTAAAGTCTACAGCACCATCCAGCTGATTGTCTCAG acctGATTGTGGAAGTGCCCTGTGGAGATAATGCAACTCTGCAATTTAAGACTGCTTATCCCTCCATCAGCGATGTAAATTTGACCAGACCTGACCTGAAGCCAGATACCATCTTCTGTTACAATAATAAATCCTTGAATACAGACGACCAGAATCCATCCTTTAAggacagggtggagctggtggacCGAGATCTGAAGGACGGAGACGTGTCTTTAACTCTGAAGAATGTGAACATCAACGACACTGGAACATACGAGTGTCATGTTAGAGCAGCTGGTCCAAAACGTAGAAGGAGAGCCACCACTGATGAAAAGCCAATCAGAACCATCAGCATCATCCGTCTGCAGGTTACAGAGCCAGCAG GTGCTCGTGGAAACGGTGGATTGGCAGCAGGTGTTGTGTTTCTTGTAGCTGCTGTTGCTGCAGTGGTTGGTGGCCTGATGTATAAAAGACGTCGGGACAACAGACCAAAACCTCCTGCTGCTGATGAAGCAGGAGACACTTCAACTCCTCTGACAACTTAG
- the LOC116035415 gene encoding polymeric immunoglobulin receptor-like isoform X2: MSTLTSAPHVAFFMLFWILSLAADHPEVPEKAGDDVTLQCQAPRDAQINMLEWSRPDLESDPYIFRFIPGESTTRNQHSSYHHRVNLSDPEMKGGDLSVVLKNVSVSDTGTYRCRVGISGGGKPKVYSTIQLIVSDLIVEVPCGDNATLQFKTAYPSISDVNLTRPDLKPDTIFCYNNKSLNTDDQNPSFKDRVELVDRDLKDGDVSLTLKNVNINDTGTYECHVRAAGPKRRRRATTDEKPIRTISIIRLQVTEPGARGNGGLAAGVVFLVAAVAAVVGGLMYKRRRDNRPKPPAADEAGDTSTPLTT, encoded by the exons ATGTCTACATTAACATCAGCACCACATGTGGCTTTCTTCATGTTATTTTGGATACTTTCTCTGGCTGCag aCCATCCAGAGGTACCAGAGAAGGCTGGAGACGACGTCACTCTTCAGTGTCAGGCTCCCAGAGATGCTCAGATTAACATGTTGGAGTGGAGCAGACCTGATCTAGAGTCAGATCCTTACATCTTCCGGTTCATACCAGGAGAGTCAACTACGCGAAACCAGCACTCCTCATATCATCATCGAGTGAACCTGAGTGATCCAGAGATGAAGGGTGGAGACCTTTCTGTTGTTCTGAAGAACGTCAGCGTCAGCGACACCGGAACATACCGGTGTCGAGTTGGAATCAGTGGGGGAGGAAAACCTAAAGTCTACAGCACCATCCAGCTGATTGTCTCAG acctGATTGTGGAAGTGCCCTGTGGAGATAATGCAACTCTGCAATTTAAGACTGCTTATCCCTCCATCAGCGATGTAAATTTGACCAGACCTGACCTGAAGCCAGATACCATCTTCTGTTACAATAATAAATCCTTGAATACAGACGACCAGAATCCATCCTTTAAggacagggtggagctggtggacCGAGATCTGAAGGACGGAGACGTGTCTTTAACTCTGAAGAATGTGAACATCAACGACACTGGAACATACGAGTGTCATGTTAGAGCAGCTGGTCCAAAACGTAGAAGGAGAGCCACCACTGATGAAAAGCCAATCAGAACCATCAGCATCATCCGTCTGCAGGTTACAGAGC CAGGTGCTCGTGGAAACGGTGGATTGGCAGCAGGTGTTGTGTTTCTTGTAGCTGCTGTTGCTGCAGTGGTTGGTGGCCTGATGTATAAAAGACGTCGGGACAACAGACCAAAACCTCCTGCTGCTGATGAAGCAGGAGACACTTCAACTCCTCTGACAACTTAG